From Dietzia sp. ANT_WB102, a single genomic window includes:
- a CDS encoding ABC transporter ATP-binding protein, with amino-acid sequence MQQAAMRTLMRAESNNIALDRSVFTRENFNRIGRFARPHTRRILFFLVLSVFGATLAVATPILAGRVVTAIVDSSSVKVVLGLALAIAVIGIVEAANNIVSRLWSARIGEGLIFDLRRAVFDHVQTMPVAFFMRTRTGALVSRLNNDVMGAQRAFSDTLSGVVSNLVQLVLTLAVMAGINWQLTVLSVLLLPIFLFPARYVGKRLARLRREASDLNASMNDQMTERFNAGGATLVKLFGRPETESAEFAARAGRVRGIGVNTALLMSVFMNSLTLVSTLALALVYGLGGWFALNGALDAGSVVALALLLTRLYGPLTSLANAPMDVVTAIVSFERVFEVLDLEPLIADAPDAVAVPEGPAAIEFDNVRFSYPSADKVSLASLEEVAVLDTRGGQEVLHGISFRAEPGQMIALVGSSGAGKSTIASLLPRLYDVDSGAVRVAGLDVREVTSSSLRRTVGMVTQDGHLFHDTIRSNLTFARPEVSDDLVWDALRRARLEDLVRSLPDGLGTVIGDRGYRLSGGERQRLTIARLLIAAPSVVVLDEATSALDSTNESAVQEALTEAMADRTSLVIAHRLSTVRAADRILVLEAGRVVESGTHAELLAAGGRYAELYETQFADQE; translated from the coding sequence ATGCAACAGGCCGCCATGCGGACCCTCATGCGGGCCGAGAGCAACAACATCGCACTAGATCGCAGTGTCTTCACTCGCGAGAACTTCAACCGGATCGGCCGGTTTGCCCGCCCGCATACCCGCCGGATTCTCTTCTTTCTGGTGCTCTCGGTGTTCGGCGCCACCCTCGCTGTGGCGACCCCGATACTCGCCGGCCGGGTGGTCACAGCGATTGTCGACTCCTCGTCGGTCAAGGTCGTCCTGGGGCTCGCGTTGGCGATCGCTGTGATCGGGATCGTGGAGGCGGCCAACAACATCGTGTCCCGCCTCTGGTCCGCGCGGATCGGCGAGGGGCTCATCTTCGACCTCCGCCGCGCGGTATTCGACCACGTCCAGACCATGCCGGTCGCATTCTTCATGCGTACCCGAACAGGGGCTCTGGTCAGCCGACTCAACAACGACGTGATGGGCGCCCAGCGCGCGTTCTCCGACACCCTGTCCGGGGTCGTGTCCAATCTCGTGCAGCTCGTGCTCACGCTGGCGGTGATGGCCGGCATCAACTGGCAGCTCACGGTGCTGTCGGTCCTGCTGTTGCCGATCTTCCTGTTCCCGGCCCGGTATGTCGGCAAGCGGCTCGCGCGACTGCGTCGCGAGGCCTCGGACCTCAACGCCTCGATGAACGATCAGATGACCGAGCGCTTCAACGCCGGCGGCGCGACCCTGGTCAAGCTCTTCGGCCGACCCGAGACGGAGTCGGCGGAGTTCGCCGCCCGGGCGGGCCGCGTCCGGGGGATCGGCGTCAACACGGCACTGCTGATGAGCGTGTTCATGAACTCGCTGACGCTCGTGTCGACGCTGGCTTTGGCACTGGTCTACGGACTCGGCGGCTGGTTCGCCCTCAACGGTGCGCTGGATGCGGGATCCGTCGTGGCCCTCGCCCTACTGCTCACCCGTCTGTACGGTCCGCTGACGTCGCTCGCCAACGCGCCGATGGACGTCGTCACGGCGATCGTCAGTTTCGAGCGCGTCTTCGAGGTCCTGGACCTGGAGCCCCTGATCGCCGACGCCCCCGACGCCGTCGCCGTTCCCGAGGGTCCGGCGGCAATCGAGTTCGACAATGTCCGGTTCTCCTACCCCTCGGCGGACAAAGTGTCCCTCGCCTCGCTCGAGGAGGTCGCAGTGCTCGACACCCGGGGCGGCCAGGAGGTGCTCCACGGGATCTCCTTCCGCGCCGAGCCGGGTCAGATGATCGCCCTGGTCGGCTCGTCGGGGGCGGGCAAGTCCACCATCGCCTCCTTGCTGCCCCGCCTCTATGACGTCGACTCCGGCGCGGTGCGTGTGGCGGGTCTCGATGTGCGTGAGGTCACCTCGTCGTCGCTCCGTCGGACGGTGGGCATGGTCACCCAGGACGGCCACCTCTTCCACGACACCATCCGCTCGAATCTCACCTTCGCCCGGCCGGAGGTATCTGACGACCTGGTGTGGGACGCGCTGCGGCGGGCCCGGCTCGAGGACCTGGTGCGGTCACTGCCGGACGGTCTCGGCACGGTCATCGGCGACCGCGGATACCGACTCTCGGGTGGTGAACGTCAGCGTCTGACCATCGCGCGACTACTCATCGCGGCGCCGTCCGTGGTGGTGCTCGACGAGGCCACGAGTGCGCTCGACTCCACCAATGAGTCCGCGGTGCAGGAGGCGCTGACCGAGGCGATGGCCGACCGCACGTCACTGGTGATCGCGCACCGGCTGTCCACCGTTCGCGCCGCCGACCGGATCCTGGTGCTCGAGGCGGGCCGGGTGGTGGAGTCAGGAACCCACGCGGAGTTGCTCGCGGCCGGCGGTCGCTACGCGGAGCTCTACGAGACCCAGTTCGCCGACCAGGAGTGA